A genomic region of Balaenoptera acutorostrata chromosome 4, mBalAcu1.1, whole genome shotgun sequence contains the following coding sequences:
- the LOC102999616 gene encoding 60S ribosomal protein L17-like codes for MVRYSPDPENPTKPCKSRCSNLHVHFKNTRETAQAIKGMQIRKATKYVKDVTSKKQCVPFRRYNGGVGRCAQAKQWGWTQGQWPKKSAVFLLHMLKNAESNAELKGLDVDSLVIEHIQVNKAPEMRHRTYRDHGWINPYMNSLCHIEMILTEK; via the coding sequence ATGGTTCGCTATTCACCTGAcccagaaaaccccacaaaaccatGCAAGTCAAGATGTTCAAATCTTCATGTTCACTTTAAGAACACTCGTGAAACTGCCCAGGCCATTAAGGGTATGCAGATCCGAAAAGCCACCAAGTATGTGAAGGATGTCACTTCAAAGAAGCAATGTGTGCCGTTCCGTCGTTACAATGGTGGAGTTGGTAGGTGTGCCCAGGCCAAACAGTGGGGCTGGACGCAGGGTCAGTGGCCCAAAAAGAGTGCTGTATTTTTACTGCACATGCTCAAAAATGCAGAGAGTAATGCTGAACTTAAGGGCTTAGATGTAGATTCTCTGGTCATTGAGCACATCCAGGTGAACAAAGCCCCCGAGATGCGGCACAGGACTTACAGAGATCATGGTTGGATCAACCCATACATGAACTCTCTCTGCCACATTGAGATGATCCTTACTGAAAAATAA